A region from the Leptospira venezuelensis genome encodes:
- a CDS encoding acyl-CoA thioesterase — MQISKSFFYEIPVLWSQCDPNGHLNVGNFQVFLHEGRMVALEEAGLSFSQMKLENIGPMILRGETDYKAEIRYPDTTLIETKFGEISGSRCKVFQKMIRKSDGKVCCESISHCIMFDFGKKRPWKYTDKFLEGLGLLEFQR, encoded by the coding sequence ATGCAAATTTCTAAATCATTCTTTTATGAAATCCCGGTGCTATGGAGCCAATGTGATCCGAATGGCCATTTGAATGTTGGAAACTTCCAAGTATTTCTTCATGAAGGACGAATGGTTGCTCTGGAAGAGGCTGGCCTTTCTTTTTCTCAAATGAAATTGGAAAATATAGGCCCAATGATACTGAGAGGAGAAACAGATTATAAAGCAGAAATTCGTTATCCAGATACCACTCTGATAGAAACTAAGTTCGGAGAAATCTCAGGCTCCAGATGTAAGGTATTTCAAAAAATGATCAGAAAATCCGACGGTAAAGTGTGCTGCGAATCCATCTCACATTGTATTATGTTTGATTTCGGCAAGAAAAGACCTTGGAAGTATACAGACAAATTTTTAGAAGGATTAGGACTTTTGGAGTTCCAACGTTAA